Part of the Thermococcus sp. genome, GGCGACAACGCCAACGACAAAATCATAGGTGCTCTCCTCGACCAGTGTGAAGGCGATATAAGGCTCTGCGACATCCCGAGGATAGGGATCCCCTTCTTCAGGCCCCTGATAAAGTACACCGCCGAGGATGTAGAGGCCCTTGCTGAGGAAGTAGGAATAAAGCCCTACCGTATGTATGAACACGCGCGACGAAGACAGTGGCGCGAGGGCTGTCCACTCCAGTACATAGACCGCGAGGAGATTGTAACAGAGAGGCTCATGGACTTGGCTTACAGGGTTAACTACGAGGTGAGCAAAATCGCGAGGAGGAGGAAGGTTCGCGTGAGCGTTAGGGTTCCGAGCTTCGAGATAATGTGCTGGAACTGTGACGAGGAGATGCTCTCGGAGGTTCGCCAGATAATAGAGAGGTTCAGGTGAGATGGATGGAAAAGCTACCCTTTGGAAAGCTGAGGAACGAGCTCTTGAGGGAGGTAATCTTTCCAAACCTTGGAATTGAGGACGGAAAGGTAATTTACGGGCCTAAAGAAGGGTTTGACTCCGCCGTTCTGGAATACGATGATGAGCACTACCTCATCGTCGCCACCGACCCAACGCTCGGCGTTCCGGCCGAGACCTTCGGCTTCTTCACATACCACTTTGCTTCGAGCGACGTGGCCGTCTTTGGGGCCAGACCAAGGTGGCTCGTAATTGATTTTGTCCTCCCGCCAGGGACTTCGAGGGAGTTTTTGGAAAGAACCATGGGGGACCTTAACGGAGAATGCCGGCGCTTTGGGAGCGCGATAATCGGGGGACACACGGGCGTTTATCCCTCAGCGAGGGAGCTGGTTGCAACAACCACCGCCATGGGGCTCGTCAAAAGGGAAGGGCTCAAACTACCGCTGGCGAAGCCCGGCGACAGGATTATAGTAACGGGTAAAGTTGCCCTAGAATTTGCAGTATCGGCCTCTTACTTTCGGGCCCGTGAGCTTAAGGGTTTCCTAACTCCGGGAAAACTATCGAGACTCCGCTCGCTCTACAGGCTTGAAACGGTTCTACCAGATGCCCTGATAGCCAGACCCTTCGTCAGGGGTATGCACG contains:
- a CDS encoding ATP pyrophosphatase; translated protein: TFFHRWSWKETLNWAMKFTKRLGVKHYLVDVTDGLLREATGRKGPVCINCKKVMLWNAKWFALNNGFDVLAKGDNANDKIIGALLDQCEGDIRLCDIPRIGIPFFRPLIKYTAEDVEALAEEVGIKPYRMYEHARRRQWREGCPLQYIDREEIVTERLMDLAYRVNYEVSKIARRRKVRVSVRVPSFEIMCWNCDEEMLSEVRQIIERFR
- a CDS encoding AIR synthase family protein, translating into MEKLPFGKLRNELLREVIFPNLGIEDGKVIYGPKEGFDSAVLEYDDEHYLIVATDPTLGVPAETFGFFTYHFASSDVAVFGARPRWLVIDFVLPPGTSREFLERTMGDLNGECRRFGSAIIGGHTGVYPSARELVATTTAMGLVKREGLKLPLAKPGDRIIVTGKVALEFAVSASYFRARELKGFLTPGKLSRLRSLYRLETVLPDALIARPFVRGMHDATEGGLTALHEIADNSGLGFVVYSDRLRLNPLVEKVLDFYGLEPWSVSSTGTLIAITPPENSNQLIAELHKNGITAFELGEFTREKERLLVENGKVKPFPEFEGDPYVTLYGK